In Chrysemys picta bellii isolate R12L10 chromosome 4, ASM1138683v2, whole genome shotgun sequence, the sequence cctctggtcttcctgacgccacctctcatctcgagcgtctctcctctcctcacgttggtctctcctctcctcacgttggtccctcatgtcctcacgttggtccctcctctcctcacgttcactgacttctttcctatactttgaaactgtttccttccactcattcagatgagctctgtcactcctgctggattgcataatttcagaaaacatctcttctcgcgtcttttttttacgacgccttatctgtgataaccttcgggatggaggagggaggcttgaggaatttgcagctgctgtagggaggggaaaaaagagagaattgttttaaaagctacattttgcagaacaatgcttatactctttcacggtgaccaacactgttcacattacatagcacatgtgatttctgtgcaaggtcgcattttgcctcttaatgctgagtgcctgtggctttgctgctagagatcacaggtctgggcaacagaattctgcttgcatgcggccatggtaagccattctcttacagcttctgcgccctactttcccacataccaagcatagcttgtagagtgctgcagaagcctggccaatctcagccagttgggggggggggggggagtgtggtggggcttgtctgggcaagtagagtgctgcggtttttctgttaacattcagcagcaccagaaaacaaactaaccacggtacccctcccccccaccgcgtggctggtatcagggaagatccctacaggcaccaaactaatcccccccccaccgccgcccccccccctcgccatgaattctctgggatgatcacagtacccctccccccaccgcgtggctggtaacagggaagatccctgctagccaaacgcgaaaaactcagggccaatttcccatctgcgcttggctaactgcagggaaggatttattttccgccacaggcaaacagcccagtaggaacggccacctctgtccccttaattaagttcccgtatttcaaccaggttaccaggagtgatatcactctcctgaggattacacaagaagataaagaacggatgttgcttgaatgccagcaaacaccgggaccatacgctgccaggctttgtcaggcaatgataccagattacttgctgcaagcatggcgtggtcaagtgtcctaccatggaggagggaataaagatgcactgcccagaaaccttctggcaaggctttcggagtacctccaggagagcttcattgagatgtccctggaggatttccgctccatccccagacacgttaacagacttttccaatagctacagacttttccagtagctgaactgaccgcgaatgcaaagtcaggcaaagtaatcattaaaaaccgtttgcttttaaaacaagttttatattttaaaaggtaaactcacctgaggtgccttccatggggtcagagtcttgggtactggcttgggaggcttgggaggcttgggagggtacttcagtcagggtgataaaaagatcctggctgttggggagaatggagtgctgtgtgctctctgcaagctcatcctcctcctcctcctcctcctctaccccatcggcagaatcctcaggcgtcgagactatccccgacccagaatccacgaacacaggtgggttagtggtggcagccccccctagaattgcatgcagctcggcgtagtagcggcatgtccgcggctctgacccggagcgaccgtttgcctcctttgttttctgataggcttgtctgagttccttgactttcacgcggcactgatctgagtccctattgtggcctctctccatcatgcccttggagattttttcaaaaatttttgcatttcgtcttttagaacgaagttctgcaagcactgaatcctctccccatacagcgatcagatccagtacctccctcacggtccatgctggtgctctttttcgattatcagcctgcatggttacctgtgctgatgaggtatctgtggtcacctgtgctctccacgctgtgcaaacaggaaatggaattcaaatgttcgcggggcttttcctgtctacctggccagtgcatccgagtttagattgctgtccagagcggtcacaatgatgcactgtgggatagctcccggaggccaataccatcgaattgcggccacactaaccctaattcgaattgttaaaatcgattttggcactactccgctcgttggggtggagtacagaaatcgatttaaagggccctttacatcgaattaactagcgtcgttgtgtggacggttacagggttaattcgaattaaagctgataaatccgaattaaagtcgtagtgtagaccaggccctagttgcaaagcaaactttctcaccacatgctccagtAGATTACTGACCATTTTCAGGTCAgggcccctccccaaagtccaacagcggtttccttttgtcttctcaggtgcagaAAAAGagatgtgcagggagggggggagaggggtcccTTCGGGTGTTTGTCCCTGCTTTTCATAGTTCCAGTCCCCTTCTTGAAACCTATATCCAGCTGAGAACTAGGAGACACAGACTCTGTGTGGAAGAATATTCCCTACtggggttttttcttttctttcctgtttgaacttcctttgttttcccttcctgcttgatgactctgtttactgcttaaatgcaaataaaGGTAAGCACACGTTCCTTCATTTAGGACAGACCTATTTGCCAACTTTTgcttgggcagggctgtgtgATTTGGAACATTTGTACAGAAAAGTCTTAAAGCttcacatacagtgttgccacatATATTTTAttaggacaatactgaccagcaaattgagttttcaaatgataccttacatggcataccttgtacaaagattattacagtagtttgtagggtgtgaatacaggggtgtgtTCCATCAGACTGTATAACCACCAGCCTACATATACCCTACACCCAGATCACCTCAGGCTATGATCTTAGTGAATATTGCAAGCTAAGCATGGTAAGATCAGTTCTGAGTTAGAGGATCAGTAAAGATAACCTTTGTGTGCAGAAAGTAGCTTTGATAAGTCAGTACTGGAATGGTGCCATAACATGGTGTTAGGTGCTGCTggaagtgcttttttttttttttcttctcccagaTGGGACATAAAATTGGGACACTTACAGTAGTCAAAAATCCCATGGAACACTTCACAATAGTAAGTGATTTTAACATGGGGGTCCTGGCTAAATTCAAATTTGGGATGATTATACTGTGCTTTCCTAACTTCCCCCTGCAGTTTCCATTGAATATGATATTCTCCACTACGTGTCCTGAATTATGTTGCTGTGTGTTGTTAAAGAGCTGGAGCTTTCCATCCAAAGTGGCTGCATAGTGAAGGGATTTCTTTTCTAGTTGGTAAAGAGTTTCCAGATCATTCTGGGTGAAAAATCACTAAATGCAAGATCAGTATCATACAATTGACATAGACTAATCTGtttaaagatatttatttttgaaaagagAATAGCTGCCCTTTTGTCTAATTGGATATTGCATTGTACTATAACCTGAAAAGGGGTATTACTCCTGAACCATTTGGAATTTGAGAAGTACACAATTTTTTCTCAACGTCAGTTTGGCTGTTGTTAATTTCAGATACCACTCGGAGTAGGCGAGAGAATGAAGTAGCTGGCAGAGATTACCATTTCATCTCACGGCAGGCATTTGAGACTGACATAGCTGCAGGGAAATTTATTGAGCATGGCGAGTTTGAGAAGAATCTGTATGGTACCAGCATAGACTCTGTGCGGCAAGTCATCAACTCTGGCAAGATATGCCTTTTAAATCTCCATACACAGGTATTACATTTAATTGCAGTAGTTGTTATGAAAACTGAACATGTTAATGAAGGAACTACATCTGGTATTAGTAAAACCACattggtggcctgtgtgaaacgAACACCTGGTCACAATCCATTTCCTATTAATCTGTTTGCAGCCTGTTCAATCCCTAGGGCAGCCCCTTTTATATATTGTTCAGGCATTCTGGCAGATAAAGTATAGGAAGCTTGTATATCTGCAGCCTGATCCATATCTGTTCTGTAGATAAATAGTACTTGTGAAAAGTGCTCTGGAAACTGAAGCCCTAAGTACTTTTAACCTTTTTAAGGAGTGTTGATAATGCccaccttcccccactgccttggAATGCTCTTACTGTCTGGACTCTGAAATCTTGCAGATGGTGGAGTAGTTTGGGGACGGTACCTCTCTTTTCAAACTAAGGCACTGATTAGCAAGGGAGTGCTCATGCAGTCCCCAGAAGGAACAGCTCTAGCAGGTGGAATATACAGCAATACTTTTAATCAACTCCAGTTTCTGCTATGACCTCTTTTTAGCCTTTGCTACCTTGTAAAATTACAGCAAAGGCTGTAAAACATTATGAGCCCTCCTGTCATTGTTCCACAGAGGGCAATGAGTTTGCATCACTTCACTGTTTGTGTGTGTTGACCCGGGGATAAATGCAGGTGAAATAGGATTGATAGCGTGAATGCTCAATAACATACCATCTAAACATGGGCCTGTGCTAGTGCTTTAATTGCATGTGGAATAAATCTGTGTAGTTGAGACCCTTGACTTAAGTGAAAGTTGAAGGAAGGGTGTTCTGTACTTTGCGGGATCAAGCTTTTTTCATTCTAAACATATTTTGAAACATGGTAAAACTCAGCTCAAGTTGAAACTCAGCATGCAGTTTAGAGGGGAAACTTTCATCAAATGCTtggaaaggggggtggggtttcctccaattaaatgaaaataactttaaaagaaaaactatttaaaacaaaaatctagtggttttgaaattcagaatttttttcACTCCTGAAATTCATATGCTGGTGGGATTTATTTCAGAGAGACAAACGTGGGTAGGTGCTCACTAcggtgatgagtgcagtataagaacTTGTATAGAGTAGAATAATTGATCTGTAATGTGACTGAATATTTTGTGCTGGTTTGGTTCAGGGGGAAATTAATTTGCAATAGCCAAGGAGTTATGATTAGCAAAGTACTT encodes:
- the LOC135983119 gene encoding myb/SANT-like DNA-binding domain-containing protein 2 translates to MQADNRKRAPAWTVREVLDLIAVWGEDSVLAELRSKRRNAKIFEKISKGMMERGHNRDSDQCRVKVKELRQAYQKTKEANGRSGSEPRTCRYYAELHAILGGAATTNPPVFVDSGSGIVSTPEDSADGVEEEEEEEDELAESTQHSILPNSQDLFITLTEVPSQASQASQASTQDSDPMEGTSAAANSSSLPPPSRRLSQIRRRKKKTREEMFSEIMQSSRSDRAHLNEWKETVSKYRKEVSEREERRDQREDMRDQREERRDQREERRDARDERWRQEDQRMKEATLGLLQRLVEVQERLLENRLPLQPLFHPPPSPCSVSSSPRRVRTRGGRLRTPSHSTPVDSPSKRLSFF